A genomic window from Cucumis melo cultivar AY chromosome 8, USDA_Cmelo_AY_1.0, whole genome shotgun sequence includes:
- the LOC107991914 gene encoding putative HVA22-like protein g: MLGDLITRCLLMAFGYAYPAFECYKALEKSSRSLDVESLRFWCKYWILVAIFTFFERFADVLIAWLPLYGEMKLVFLVYLWHPKTKGSGHIYGTMLQPYLMKNEAEIERMMVEMKVRAWDLSYVFWTNFSEMAHSSFLKILKCAADFQSTKFKNSPFQLQRIDQQPQPPTVSPLPPKKLPSFSARVADQMNESPRTNSEMEEVDDGQSPDFGETESSVNEEDKPASPYPPSGRARLRRIKPQS; encoded by the exons ATGTTAGGAGATTTGATCACTAGATGCCTCTT GATGGCTTTTGGGTATGCATATCCAGCATTTGAATGTTACAAAGCATTGGAGAAGAGTAGCCGGAGCCTTGATGTTGAATCTTTACGTTTCTGGTGCAAATATTG GATTCTTGTGgctatttttactttttttgagAGATTTGCTGATGTTTTAATAGCTTG GCTCCCTTTGTATGGTGAAATGAAGCTGGTGTTTCTTGTCTACTTATGGCATCCCAAAACCaag ggaAGTGGGCATATATATGGAACAATGTTGCAACCATATTTGATGAAGAATGAAGCAGAAATAGAAAGAATGATGGTGGAAATGAAAGTGAGGGCTTGGGATTTGAGTTATGTCTTTTGGACAAATTTCTCTGAAATGGCTCATTCTTCCTTCCTTAAAATCCTCAAATGTGCTGCTGATTTCCAATCCACTAAGTTTAAGAACTCCCCATTCCAACTTCAG AGAATCGATCAGCAACCCCAACCGCCGACGGTATCGCCACTGCCACCGAAAAAATTGCCGTCGTTTTCCGCTCGAGTCGCCGATCAGATGAACGAATCTCCAAGAACAAATTCGGAGATGGAGGAAGTAGACGATGGTCAATCTCCGGACTTCGGCGAAACAGAGAGTTCCGTTAATGAAGAAGATAAACCTGCATCTCCTTATCCTCCATCGGGTCGAGCTCGATTAAGGCGAATTAAACCACAATCATAG
- the LOC103500927 gene encoding uncharacterized protein LOC103500927, which translates to MAKSAAQLTYPPPSPSLRRTTFLPSSPMPPPNADVSPPPPPSPINLALLSFKSSSQSYTSLKDILPSASAAAVNSPTAASPANSPYEISIRNRLVKQAAWAYLQPMSASSYSAGPNFFHRFCLRFSTGNPIYSCFGFITSSIIPAIIRAFRFCICL; encoded by the coding sequence ATGGCCAAATCCGCCGCCCAATTAACCTATCCACCGCCCTCCCCTTCACTCCGCCGCACAACCTTCCTTCCCTCCTCCCCCATGCCTCCCCCAAACGCAGACGTTTCTCCTCCACCACCGCCATCTCCGATTAACTTAGCTCTCCTCTCCTTCAAATCCTCTTCTCAATCCTACACCTCGCTCAAGGACATCCTTCCCTCTGCCTCCGCCGCCGCCGTCAACTCTCCCACCGCAGCTTCCCCCGCTAACTCCCCCTACGAAATCTCCATCCGCAATCGCCTCGTTAAGCAGGCCGCTTGGGCTTATCTCCAGCCTATGTCCGCTTCTTCCTATTCCGCCGGCCCCAATTTCTTCCACCGTTTCTGCCTCCGTTTCTCTACTGGAAATCCGATCTACAGTTGTTTTGGATTCATCACAAGCAGTATCATTCCGGCTATAATCCGTGCTTTTCGGTTCTGCATTTGCTTGTGA
- the LOC103500925 gene encoding uncharacterized protein LOC103500925 isoform X3: MFLQLPSLTVRPTVLISYSYSRLKNFSRCSFLHMGHQVLQSFSKRRVEFRLCNVSGFTNELLEIHSDDPSLHVLFIPGNPGIISFYKDFVESLYQLLGGHVSITAIGHICQTKKDWEGGRLFSLQEQIDHKVEFVRQELQNKDIPLILVGHSVGSYISIELFRRFQDRAVYCIGLHPFMMVNKESRQQFFIEKLARSPLLSTFFSSFVALLGILPIQASSFVVRKTIGKSWSRTACEAACSHLLKYHSMRNVLYMAMTEFEK; this comes from the exons ATGTTCTTACAGCTTCCTTCACTCACCGTCCGACCTACCGTTCTCATATCATATTCATACTCCAG GTTGAAGAATTTCTCTAGGTGTTCGTTTCTCCATATGGGTCATCAAGTTCTGCAATCTTTTAGTAAAAGGCGTGTGGAGTTTCGTTTATGCAATGTATCAGG TTTCACCAACGAATTACTGGAGATTCACTCGGATGATCCATCATTGCACGTATTGTTCATTCCTGGAAATCCAG GGattatttcattttataaagattttgtCGAATCACTGTATCAGTTGCTTGGCGGTCATGTGTCTATAACAG CTATTGGGCATATATGTCAAACGAAGAAG GACTGGGAAGGTGGAAGGCTGTTTTCATTACAAGAACAAATTGATCATAAG GTTGAATTTGTTAGACAGGAGTTACAGAATAAAGACATCCCCTTGATACTG GTTGGACATTCTGTAGGATCGTATATCTCCATTGAATTGTTCCGCAGGTTCCAGGATCGG GCGGTGTATTGCATTGGATTGCATCCATTTATGATGGTGAACAAAGAATCACGTCAGCAATTTTTTATCGAGAAACTTGCAAG GTCTCCACTGCtatcaacttttttttcttcttttgttgcCTTGTTGGGTATATTACCAATTCAAGCTTCAAGTTTTGTTGTGAGAAAAACTATTGGGAAGTCATGGTCCAGAACTGCTTGTGAGGCTGCTTGCTCTCATTTGCTAAAG TACCATAGCATGCGAAATGTGCTATATATGGCAATGACAGAGTTTGAGAAG TAG
- the LOC103500925 gene encoding uncharacterized protein LOC103500925 isoform X2, with amino-acid sequence MGHQVLQSFSKRRVEFRLCNVSGFTNELLEIHSDDPSLHVLFIPGNPGIISFYKDFVESLYQLLGGHVSITAIGHICQTKKDWEGGRLFSLQEQIDHKVEFVRQELQNKDIPLILVGHSVGSYISIELFRRFQDRAVYCIGLHPFMMVNKESRQQFFIEKLARSPLLSTFFSSFVALLGILPIQASSFVVRKTIGKSWSRTACEAACSHLLKYHSMRNVLYMAMTEFEKFSETPDWAFMKKVSQKLSFLFCMDDHWAPMHVYEEIFKQVPEIDLSVEREGYSHAFCCSEAASIYIAQYVASLVKKHLSD; translated from the exons ATGGGTCATCAAGTTCTGCAATCTTTTAGTAAAAGGCGTGTGGAGTTTCGTTTATGCAATGTATCAGG TTTCACCAACGAATTACTGGAGATTCACTCGGATGATCCATCATTGCACGTATTGTTCATTCCTGGAAATCCAG GGattatttcattttataaagattttgtCGAATCACTGTATCAGTTGCTTGGCGGTCATGTGTCTATAACAG CTATTGGGCATATATGTCAAACGAAGAAG GACTGGGAAGGTGGAAGGCTGTTTTCATTACAAGAACAAATTGATCATAAG GTTGAATTTGTTAGACAGGAGTTACAGAATAAAGACATCCCCTTGATACTG GTTGGACATTCTGTAGGATCGTATATCTCCATTGAATTGTTCCGCAGGTTCCAGGATCGG GCGGTGTATTGCATTGGATTGCATCCATTTATGATGGTGAACAAAGAATCACGTCAGCAATTTTTTATCGAGAAACTTGCAAG GTCTCCACTGCtatcaacttttttttcttcttttgttgcCTTGTTGGGTATATTACCAATTCAAGCTTCAAGTTTTGTTGTGAGAAAAACTATTGGGAAGTCATGGTCCAGAACTGCTTGTGAGGCTGCTTGCTCTCATTTGCTAAAG TACCATAGCATGCGAAATGTGCTATATATGGCAATGACAGAGTTTGAGAAG TTTTCAGAAACACCAGATTGGGCTTTTATGAAGAAAGTGAGTCAGAAATTATCATTTTTGTTCTGTATGGATGACCATTGGGCTCCAATGCATGTGTATGAGGAG ATTTTCAAGCAGGTCCCTGAAATTGATCTATCAGTTGAAAGGGAGGGCTATTCACATGCATTTTGCTGCTCTGAAGCTGCCTCAATTTATATTGCTCAATATGTGGCTAGCTTGGTCAAGAAACATCTCTCAGATTAA
- the LOC103500925 gene encoding uncharacterized protein LOC103500925 isoform X1, giving the protein MFLQLPSLTVRPTVLISYSYSRLKNFSRCSFLHMGHQVLQSFSKRRVEFRLCNVSGFTNELLEIHSDDPSLHVLFIPGNPGIISFYKDFVESLYQLLGGHVSITAIGHICQTKKDWEGGRLFSLQEQIDHKVEFVRQELQNKDIPLILVGHSVGSYISIELFRRFQDRAVYCIGLHPFMMVNKESRQQFFIEKLARSPLLSTFFSSFVALLGILPIQASSFVVRKTIGKSWSRTACEAACSHLLKYHSMRNVLYMAMTEFEKFSETPDWAFMKKVSQKLSFLFCMDDHWAPMHVYEEIFKQVPEIDLSVEREGYSHAFCCSEAASIYIAQYVASLVKKHLSD; this is encoded by the exons ATGTTCTTACAGCTTCCTTCACTCACCGTCCGACCTACCGTTCTCATATCATATTCATACTCCAG GTTGAAGAATTTCTCTAGGTGTTCGTTTCTCCATATGGGTCATCAAGTTCTGCAATCTTTTAGTAAAAGGCGTGTGGAGTTTCGTTTATGCAATGTATCAGG TTTCACCAACGAATTACTGGAGATTCACTCGGATGATCCATCATTGCACGTATTGTTCATTCCTGGAAATCCAG GGattatttcattttataaagattttgtCGAATCACTGTATCAGTTGCTTGGCGGTCATGTGTCTATAACAG CTATTGGGCATATATGTCAAACGAAGAAG GACTGGGAAGGTGGAAGGCTGTTTTCATTACAAGAACAAATTGATCATAAG GTTGAATTTGTTAGACAGGAGTTACAGAATAAAGACATCCCCTTGATACTG GTTGGACATTCTGTAGGATCGTATATCTCCATTGAATTGTTCCGCAGGTTCCAGGATCGG GCGGTGTATTGCATTGGATTGCATCCATTTATGATGGTGAACAAAGAATCACGTCAGCAATTTTTTATCGAGAAACTTGCAAG GTCTCCACTGCtatcaacttttttttcttcttttgttgcCTTGTTGGGTATATTACCAATTCAAGCTTCAAGTTTTGTTGTGAGAAAAACTATTGGGAAGTCATGGTCCAGAACTGCTTGTGAGGCTGCTTGCTCTCATTTGCTAAAG TACCATAGCATGCGAAATGTGCTATATATGGCAATGACAGAGTTTGAGAAG TTTTCAGAAACACCAGATTGGGCTTTTATGAAGAAAGTGAGTCAGAAATTATCATTTTTGTTCTGTATGGATGACCATTGGGCTCCAATGCATGTGTATGAGGAG ATTTTCAAGCAGGTCCCTGAAATTGATCTATCAGTTGAAAGGGAGGGCTATTCACATGCATTTTGCTGCTCTGAAGCTGCCTCAATTTATATTGCTCAATATGTGGCTAGCTTGGTCAAGAAACATCTCTCAGATTAA
- the LOC103500926 gene encoding transcription repressor OFP6 — protein MAAPRRNLQPTSLSVDLNICRPKLLSHLFHHLKPKPSLKSPNHHHRFSSASSDSESESETRTSITFRGFGRSGGESVAVEKDSDDPYLDFRHSMVQMILENEIYSKEDLRGLLRCFLQLNSPSHHGIIVRAFSEIWDSVFSATSPILRF, from the coding sequence ATGGCGGCTCCCCGGCGAAATCTCCAGCCCACTTCCCTCTCCGTCGATCTCAACATTTGCAGACCCAAGCTCCTCTCTCACCTCTTCCACCACCTCAAGCCAAAGCCCTCCCTCAAATCCCCCAACCATCACCATCGCTTCTCCTCCGCTTCCTCCGACTCCGAATCCGAGTCCGAGACCAGAACCTCCATCACGTTCCGAGGCTTCGGCCGGAGCGGTGGGGAGAGTGTCGCGGTGGAGAAGGATTCCGACGATCCGTACCTGGATTTCCGACATTCGATGGTTCAAATGATTCTGGAGAACGAGATTTACTCCAAGGAAGATTTGAGAGGGCTTCTTCGGTGTTTCTTGCAATTGAATTCTCCTTCTCACCATGGAATTATAGTTAGGGCTTTTTCTGAGATTTGGGACTCTGTTTTCTCAGCCACTTCCCCCATTTTACGCTTTTGA